A window from Triticum aestivum cultivar Chinese Spring chromosome 6D, IWGSC CS RefSeq v2.1, whole genome shotgun sequence encodes these proteins:
- the LOC123143167 gene encoding histone H2B.1-like: MAPKAEKKPAPEKTPAGKKPAAEKRPAAGKTASKEGGGEKKGKKKAKKSVETYKIYIFKVLKQVHPDIGISSKAMSIMNSFINDIFEKLAGESAKLARYNKKPTITSREIQTSVRLVLPGELAKHAVSEGTKAVTKFTSS, from the coding sequence ATGGCACCCAAGGCGGAGAAGAAGCCGGCGCCGGAGAAGACCCCGGCGGGGAAGAAGCCCGCGGCGGAGAAGAGGCCCGCGGCCGGGAAGACGGCGTCCAAGGAGGGCGGGggcgagaagaaggggaagaagaaggccaagaagagcgTGGAGACGTACAAGATCTACATCTTCAAGGTGCTCAAGCAGGTGCACCCCGACATCGGCATCTCCTCCAAGGCCATGTCcatcatgaactccttcatcaacgaCATCTTCGAGAAGCTCGCCGGCGAGTCCGCCAAGCTGGCCCGCTACAACAAGAAGCCCACCATCACGTCGAGGGAGATCCAGACCTCCGTCCGCCTCGTCCTCCCCGGCGAGCTCGCCAAGCACGCCGTCTCCGAGGGCACCAAGGCCGTCACCAAGTTCACCTCTTCTTAG